Within Epilithonimonas zeae, the genomic segment AACACAAACCCATTCATTTTCACAAAACAGGAATAAGGTGTTAATTCATCATTAATTTTTCTTATTTTTGTAAAAGTTAGAATTTAATTCTGGTAATGCTAAGCGAATTAGAAAACAACTTTTCTGTTTTAGAGAAAAAGATTCAGAACCTTTACAAAAAGTTCAGGACTCTTTCAGAAAAACACGCAGAAACGTATGAGGAGCTACAAAAAGTGAAAGAAGAATATGCCGAGGAAAAACGCAGAAACCAGATATTAGCAGAAGAAAATAAAGAATTAAAACTCTATTCAGCAATATCCGGAAACGCAGAACACAACCGACTGATGAAAAATCACATCAACAGATTGGTAAAAGAAATAGATATGTGCGTTTCTGAATTACAAAACAGCGGTTTATAACAATGGATTTCAGAAGAATAACGATCAATATAGCCGGAAGAAACTATCCGTTGAACGTGCCTGCTGCAGAAGAAGAAACCTTGCGTAAAGTAGGGAAACAGATAGAAAGTATGATCAAGGATTTCGAGGCAAGCTTCGATGTGAGAGATAAACAGGATGCTCTTGCGATGTGCGCTTTGAAACTGGGAACCAATGCAGAAGTATATTCTTTAAACAACGAGAAAAATATTAAAAATACAAACGAGCGTGTTGCCAAAATCAATACACTCTTAGAGCAATTGGAAAAATAATTTTTTCTATTACAAGCTGCCTACAATAGTTCTAACACAAAGAAGTAAACTCAACAATTAAAAATTACCGGACGAAAGTTCATTCGATGGCGTGCTGCCTTGCGCAGATTACAGAGAGTGAAAATCAGTTCAAATCGTGTTTTTATGGAGTTTACTCTATAACTGAACTGTTGTAGGTTTTTTTTTATGTGAAAAGTTAGCGGTGATAAGTAAGAAGGTTTGATTGTATATAAGCTATAATAAACATTTTACTTCTCACATCCTACTTCTTACAAATTAGAGAGACAATTAAACTCAATATATATATTAAATTTTATGGACACAATTACCATTATTATCGGTGTCGTTGCCCTTATCATCGGAGCAGTTGCAGGACTTTTCTTCGGAAAAAGTTCTCTCAATTCAAAAGCTCAATACATTGTAGAAGATGCTAAGAAAACAGCCGAAAACATTATAGAAAAAGCCAATGTACAGGCAGAAGCGGTAAAAAAAGAAAAACATCTGCAAGCCAAAGAAAAATTCCTGGAACTGAAGTCGGAACACGATGCCAACATCAACAACAGAGAGAAAAAAATGCAGGAGGCTGAAAAGCGTACCAAAGACAAAGAAAACAAACTGAATGACGAGCTTAGCAAAGCTGGAAAATTAGAAAAAGAGCTGGAAAGACAAGTTGCAGATTACAACAAAAAACTGGAAATTGTTCAGAAAAAACAACATGATTTGGATGTGGCAACAGCGCAGAAAGTAGAAATGCTGGAAAAAATCTCCAACTATTCTGCTGAAGAAGCTAAGAACGAACTGGTAGAATCTTTGAGAGCAGAAGCTAAAACAAAAGCTCAAGCCCACGTTCAAAGCATTATGGAAGAGGCCCAACTGAATGCAAAAAATGAAGCAAGAAAAATCGTTATCCAAACTATTCAAAGAATTGGAACAGAGCAAGCGGTTGAGAATTCGGTTTCTGTGTTTAATATCGAATCTGATGAAATAAAAGGTAGAATCATTGGTAGAGAAGGTAGAAACATCCGTGCTTTGGAAGCGGCAACAGGTGTTGAAATTATTGTAGATGATACTCCGGAAGCCATTCTTCTTTCGTGCTTTGATCCTGTAAGAAGAGAGATTGCGAGATTATCACTTCATAGATTGGTGACGGATGGTAGAATCCACCCGGCAAGAATCGAAGAAGTTGTTGAAAAAACAAGAAAACATATCGAAGAAGAAATCATCGAAGTTGGTAAGAGAACCATCATTGATCTTGGAATCCACGGTTTGCACCCAGAATTGGTGAAAATCGTTGGTAGAATGAAGTTCCGTTCTTCTTATGGTCAGAACTTACTACAACACTCCCGTGAAGTAGCTAACATCGCTGCAACTATGGCAGCCGAATTAGGATTAAATGTAAAATTAGCAAAAAGAGCTGGTCTATTACACGATATCGGGAAAGTTCCTGAGCAGGAATCAGAATTACCTCACGCACTTTTAGGAATGCAATGGGCAGAGAAATATGGGGAAAATGCAGAAGTAATCAATGCTATTGGAGCTCACCACGACGAGATTGAAATGACTTCTCTCCTATCTCCAATCATCCAGGTGGCTGATGCTATATCCGGTGCAAGACCAGGTGCAAGAAGACAAGTTTTGGAATCTTATATCCAAAGGTTAAAAGACTTAGAAGCCGCAGCATTAAGTTTCGAAGGCGTTTCCAGCGCTTACGCCATCCAGGCTGGTAGAGAACTGAGAGTAATGGTAGAAAGCGGAAAAGTAAATGACGAAAACGCTTATCAATTATCTTACGACATCTCCGAAAAGATCCAGAATGAGTTGACTTATCCTGGACAAGTAAGAGTTACTGTAATCAGAGAAACAAGAGCTGTGAATATCGCTAGATAATCCTCTATTTGAAATAATAAAAGGCTTCCAGATTTGGAAGCCTTTTTTGTTTTATGAGTAATGTTAGAATCCTTATTGCTTCTTTATTTCCCAAGTACCGGAATATGAATTTTGTTTCCAAATCCCAGAACTTGAAACAAAATTATTGATAGTTCCAATTAGATAAAATCCAGAGTTTGAAGTTACATTACTTAGAGTTCCATCTTTTAAAATCTGTCCTTGAAAAGTTTCTGAAGAATTAATATCCTTTCTGACAACCTCCAAAGCTCCGGTTTTATAAACAGTAATCGTTAAATTACCAGACAAATAACCTGCGTAAGTTCCATACCAAATTCCCTGAAACGGAGATGAATTACTATCATCTATAGTTTCTTCAGTCATTCTATCACAAGAAAAAAGCGTAAAAATTGATAACAGAAAAATGCAATATTTCATAAACTCATAACAACATTTATTCTACCCCTACAGAATCATCTCCTCTCCCATCTGCTACAGCGTGGATGTTCTGATTCTCAT encodes:
- a CDS encoding cell division protein ZapA, with amino-acid sequence MDFRRITINIAGRNYPLNVPAAEEETLRKVGKQIESMIKDFEASFDVRDKQDALAMCALKLGTNAEVYSLNNEKNIKNTNERVAKINTLLEQLEK
- the rny gene encoding ribonuclease Y, whose protein sequence is MDTITIIIGVVALIIGAVAGLFFGKSSLNSKAQYIVEDAKKTAENIIEKANVQAEAVKKEKHLQAKEKFLELKSEHDANINNREKKMQEAEKRTKDKENKLNDELSKAGKLEKELERQVADYNKKLEIVQKKQHDLDVATAQKVEMLEKISNYSAEEAKNELVESLRAEAKTKAQAHVQSIMEEAQLNAKNEARKIVIQTIQRIGTEQAVENSVSVFNIESDEIKGRIIGREGRNIRALEAATGVEIIVDDTPEAILLSCFDPVRREIARLSLHRLVTDGRIHPARIEEVVEKTRKHIEEEIIEVGKRTIIDLGIHGLHPELVKIVGRMKFRSSYGQNLLQHSREVANIAATMAAELGLNVKLAKRAGLLHDIGKVPEQESELPHALLGMQWAEKYGENAEVINAIGAHHDEIEMTSLLSPIIQVADAISGARPGARRQVLESYIQRLKDLEAAALSFEGVSSAYAIQAGRELRVMVESGKVNDENAYQLSYDISEKIQNELTYPGQVRVTVIRETRAVNIAR